Proteins encoded together in one Panthera uncia isolate 11264 chromosome A2, Puncia_PCG_1.0, whole genome shotgun sequence window:
- the STAP2 gene encoding signal-transducing adaptor protein 2, with translation MASALSPPRVPKPKGALPSHYHENFLEKKGPCDRDYKKFWAGLQGCTLYFYNSNRDSQHVEKLDLTALVKLTDDPPWGSSRDPGTHFSLVLRNQEIKFKVESLESREMWKGFILTVVELRIPSNLTLLPGHLYMMAEALAKEEARRALEVPSCFLKVSRLEAQLLLERYPECGNLLLRPSGDGTGGVSVTTRQTLNGSSVVRHYKVKHEGSKYVIDVEEPFSCDSLDAVVNYFVSRTKKSLVPFLPDEDYEKVLGYVEADNENGESVWVAREAPAPRAPGPAPPSGGPRQLPPVPVTPVSSQNKLTPLPNEDENYVIPIAHTPAATYVNGDVPSPSRPVIRKPKNVAKVQAKPPKLPKPPVVPKPEPQGLHGGLAKKPAVNSAQAFFPTTGLADLTAELEEKLRRRRALEHSAGHPGDL, from the exons GATTACAAGAAATTCTGGGCAGGCCTCCAGGGTTGCACTCTCTATTTCTATAATAGCAATCGGGACTCCCAG CACGTGGAGAAGTTAGACCTAACGGCACTTGTGAAGCTCACAGATGACCCACCCTGGGGAAGCTCCCGAGACCCAGGTACCCATTTCAGCCTGGTCCTCCGGAACCAGGAGATCAAGTTCAAG GTAGAGAGCCTGGAGTCTCGGGAGATGTGGAAAGGCTTCATCCTGACGGTGGTGGAG CTCCGCATCCCGTCCAACCTGACCCTGCTGCCCGGACACCTGTACATGATGGCCGAGGCCCTGGCCAAAGAGGAGGCGCGCCGCGCGCTCGAGGTGCCCTC CTGCTTCCTGAAGGTGAGCCGGCTGGAGGCGCAGCTGCTCCTGGAGCGCTACCCCGAGTGCGGAAACCTGCTGCTGCGGCCCAGCGGGGACGGAACGGGCGGCGTGTCGGTCACCACCCGCCAGACGCTCAATGG GTCGTCGGTGGTCCGGCACTACAAGGTGAAGCACGAGGGCTCCAAGTATGTGATCGACGTGGAGGAGCCG TTCTCCTGCGACTCACTCGACGCAGTGGTCAACTATTTCGTGTCGCGCACCAAGAAATCGCTGGTGCCCTTCCTGCCAGACGAGGACTATGAGAAGGTGCTAG GCTACGTGGAGGCGGATAACGAGAACGGCGAGAGTGTGTGGGTGGCACGCGAGGCCCCCGCGCCCCGAGCCCCAG GTCCCGCGCCCCCCTCGGGTGGCCCCAGGCAGCTGCCTCCCGTGCCCGTCACACCTGTGTCGAGCCAGAACAAGCTGACCCCACTCCCGAACGAGGACGAGAACTACGTGATCCCCATCGCACACACCCCAGCCGCCACCTACGTGAACGGGGACG TGCCTTCCCCTAGTCGGCCAGTCATCCGGAAGCCCAAGAATGTGGCAAAGGTTCAGGCAAAGCCTCCAAAGCTACCAAAGCCACCCGTTGTGCCCAAGCCAG agcCCCAAGGCCTCCACGGCGGCCTGGCCAAGAAACCGGCGGTCAACTCAGCGCAGGCTTTCTTCCCCACGACAG GCCTGGCGGATTTGACCGCCGAGCTGGAAGAGAAACTGCGGAGGAGACGGGCGCTGGAGCACTCGGCCGGCCACCCTGGGGACCTGTGA
- the FSD1 gene encoding fibronectin type III and SPRY domain-containing protein 1 isoform X2: protein MEDQREALRKIITTLAVKNEEIQSFIYSLKQMLLNVEANSTKVQEDLEAEFQSLFSLLEELKEGMLMKIKQDRASRTYELQNQLAACTRALESSEELLETANQTLQATDSEDFPQAAKQIKDGVTMAPAFRLSLKAKVSDNMSHLMVDFAQERRMLQALKFLPVPSAPVIDLAESLVADNCVTLVWRMPDEDSKIDHYVLEYRRTNFEGPPRLKEEQPWMVIEGIRQTEYTLTGLKFDMKYMNFRVKACNKAVAGEFSESVTLETPAFMFRLDASTSHQNLRVDDLSVEWDAMGGKVQDIKAREKDGKGRTAGVPSPKRMPSGRGGRDRFTAESYTVLGDTLIDGGEHYWEVRFEPDSKAFGVGVAYRSLGRFEQLGKTAASWCLHVNNWLQASFTAKHANKAKVLDAPVPDCLGVHCDFHQGLLSFYNARTKQLLHTFKAKFTQPLLPAFTVWCGSFQVTTGLQVPSSVRCLQKRGSATSSSNTSLT, encoded by the exons ATGGAGGACCAGAGG GAGGCTCTGCGGAAGATCATCACCACGCTGGCTGTGAAGAATGAAGAGATTCAAAGCTTCATCTACTCCCTCAAGCAAATGCTGCTGAACGTGGAG GCCAACTCCACCAAGGTGCAGGAAGACCTGGAGGCGGAGTTCCAGTCCCTCTTTTCCCTCCTGGAGGAGCTGAAGGAGGGCATGTTGATGAAGATCAAGCAGGACCGTGCCAGCCGCACCTACGAGCTGCAG AACCAGCTGGCTGCCTGCACGCGGGCCCTGGAGAGCTCAGAGGAGCTTCTGGAGACGGCCAACCAGACCCTGCAGGCCACGGACAGCGAGGACTTCCCTCAG GCTGCCAAGCAAATCAAAGATGG TGTGACGATGGCGCCTGCCTTCCGGCTGTCGTTGAAAGCCAAGGTCAGCGACAACATGAGTCACCTCATGGTGGACTTTGCACAGGAGCGCAGGATGCTGCAGGCACTCAAGTTCCTACCTG TGCCCAGCGCCCCTGTGATTGACCTGGCCGAGTCCCTGGTGGCAGACAACTGCGTGACCTTGGTGTGGCGCATGCCGGACGAGGACAGCAAGATCGACCACTACGTGCTGGAGTACAGGCGGACCAACTTCGAGGGCCCGCCCCGCCTCAAGGAGGAGCAGCCGTGGATGGTCATCGAGGGCATCCGGCAGACGGAGTACACCCTGACCG GTCTCAAGTTTGACATGAAATACATGAATTTCCGTGTGAAGGCCTGTAATAAGGCAGTTGCAGGCGAGTTCTCCGAGTCGGTGACCCTGGAGACACCAG CGTTCATGTTCCGCCTGGACGCGTCCACATCTCACCAGAACCTGCGGGTGGATGATCTCTCCGTGGAGTGGGACGCCATGGGCGGGAAGGTGCAGGACATCAAGGCTCGCGAGAAGGACGGCAAGGGGCGCACGGC AGGCGTCCCGTCTCCCAAGAGGATGCCCTCCGGTCGTGGGGGCCGGGATCGCTTCACGGCCGAGTCCTACACGGTGCTGG GGGACACGCTGATCGACGGCGGGGAGCATTACTGGGAGGTGCGCTTCGAGCCGGACAGCAAGGCGTTCGGCGTGGGGGTGGCCTACCGCAGCCTGGGCCGCTTCGAGCAGCTGGGCAAGACGGCCGCGTCCTGGTGCCTGCACGTCAACAACTGGTTGCAGGCCAGCTTCACCGCCAAGCACGCCAACAAGGCCAAGGTGCTGGACGCGCCCGTGCCCGACTGCCTGGGCGTGCACTGTGACTTCCACCAAG GCCTCCTGTCCTTCTACAACGCCCGGACCAAACAGCTGCTGCACACTTTCAAGGCCAAGTTCACACAGCCACTGCTGCCCGCTTTCACG GTGTGGTGCGGTAGTTTCCAGGTGACGACGGGCCTGCAGGTCCCCAGCTCCGTGCGCTGCCTGCAGAAGCGGGGGAGTGCCACCAGCAGCTCCAACACCAGCCTCACCTAG
- the FSD1 gene encoding fibronectin type III and SPRY domain-containing protein 1 isoform X1: protein MEDQREALRKIITTLAVKNEEIQSFIYSLKQMLLNVEANSTKVQEDLEAEFQSLFSLLEELKEGMLMKIKQDRASRTYELQNQLAACTRALESSEELLETANQTLQATDSEDFPQAAKQIKDGVTMAPAFRLSLKAKVSDNMSHLMVDFAQERRMLQALKFLPVPSAPVIDLAESLVADNCVTLVWRMPDEDSKIDHYVLEYRRTNFEGPPRLKEEQPWMVIEGIRQTEYTLTGLKFDMKYMNFRVKACNKAVAGEFSESVTLETPAFMFRLDASTSHQNLRVDDLSVEWDAMGGKVQDIKAREKDGKGRTALLPVTHRGVPSPKRMPSGRGGRDRFTAESYTVLGDTLIDGGEHYWEVRFEPDSKAFGVGVAYRSLGRFEQLGKTAASWCLHVNNWLQASFTAKHANKAKVLDAPVPDCLGVHCDFHQGLLSFYNARTKQLLHTFKAKFTQPLLPAFTVWCGSFQVTTGLQVPSSVRCLQKRGSATSSSNTSLT, encoded by the exons ATGGAGGACCAGAGG GAGGCTCTGCGGAAGATCATCACCACGCTGGCTGTGAAGAATGAAGAGATTCAAAGCTTCATCTACTCCCTCAAGCAAATGCTGCTGAACGTGGAG GCCAACTCCACCAAGGTGCAGGAAGACCTGGAGGCGGAGTTCCAGTCCCTCTTTTCCCTCCTGGAGGAGCTGAAGGAGGGCATGTTGATGAAGATCAAGCAGGACCGTGCCAGCCGCACCTACGAGCTGCAG AACCAGCTGGCTGCCTGCACGCGGGCCCTGGAGAGCTCAGAGGAGCTTCTGGAGACGGCCAACCAGACCCTGCAGGCCACGGACAGCGAGGACTTCCCTCAG GCTGCCAAGCAAATCAAAGATGG TGTGACGATGGCGCCTGCCTTCCGGCTGTCGTTGAAAGCCAAGGTCAGCGACAACATGAGTCACCTCATGGTGGACTTTGCACAGGAGCGCAGGATGCTGCAGGCACTCAAGTTCCTACCTG TGCCCAGCGCCCCTGTGATTGACCTGGCCGAGTCCCTGGTGGCAGACAACTGCGTGACCTTGGTGTGGCGCATGCCGGACGAGGACAGCAAGATCGACCACTACGTGCTGGAGTACAGGCGGACCAACTTCGAGGGCCCGCCCCGCCTCAAGGAGGAGCAGCCGTGGATGGTCATCGAGGGCATCCGGCAGACGGAGTACACCCTGACCG GTCTCAAGTTTGACATGAAATACATGAATTTCCGTGTGAAGGCCTGTAATAAGGCAGTTGCAGGCGAGTTCTCCGAGTCGGTGACCCTGGAGACACCAG CGTTCATGTTCCGCCTGGACGCGTCCACATCTCACCAGAACCTGCGGGTGGATGATCTCTCCGTGGAGTGGGACGCCATGGGCGGGAAGGTGCAGGACATCAAGGCTCGCGAGAAGGACGGCAAGGGGCGCACGGC CCTTCTCCCTGTCACTCACAGAGGCGTCCCGTCTCCCAAGAGGATGCCCTCCGGTCGTGGGGGCCGGGATCGCTTCACGGCCGAGTCCTACACGGTGCTGG GGGACACGCTGATCGACGGCGGGGAGCATTACTGGGAGGTGCGCTTCGAGCCGGACAGCAAGGCGTTCGGCGTGGGGGTGGCCTACCGCAGCCTGGGCCGCTTCGAGCAGCTGGGCAAGACGGCCGCGTCCTGGTGCCTGCACGTCAACAACTGGTTGCAGGCCAGCTTCACCGCCAAGCACGCCAACAAGGCCAAGGTGCTGGACGCGCCCGTGCCCGACTGCCTGGGCGTGCACTGTGACTTCCACCAAG GCCTCCTGTCCTTCTACAACGCCCGGACCAAACAGCTGCTGCACACTTTCAAGGCCAAGTTCACACAGCCACTGCTGCCCGCTTTCACG GTGTGGTGCGGTAGTTTCCAGGTGACGACGGGCCTGCAGGTCCCCAGCTCCGTGCGCTGCCTGCAGAAGCGGGGGAGTGCCACCAGCAGCTCCAACACCAGCCTCACCTAG